GTATGTGCAGGGCTCCTGGATTTGTCCAAGGCATGATTTCCTGAGACACAGCCTTTTCACACTGTCTTCATCTCAGCTTCTATATCCTTGATACTGAGCTCCCCTTACACAGATCTTTAGGGCTGTACCCTGAAAGGCAGCTCAGAAGGCCTGGTCTTCCCAGAAGGTTTGGACTGGATGAGTGAATCCCCCATCCCCTAAATGACCTTGAGTCGCCTTCTTCCAGGAGGCCGTATTCAGACTGCCTGTGATGAGCCGTTGATTCACCGCCCTCCCTCTAGAccctctcaaaatattttcttggcaCCTAGGGCAGATATTTAAATCAGTGCTAGATCTCCCAGCTGGATGGGGAAGCCTGGAAATGAGGGGCCAACATGAAAAAACGACAGATACATCCTAGAGCTGATCCCGGGGAGTGGTTCCAGCCCTTTGAGCAGTGAAGCATGTGGGTCCTGCATTCTCACCACAGGATGGCTAGATAGCACCAAGAACACTCTCGCCTGTTATCTTCCCCAGCAAACGGTGTTTCCCTTCTCTTGACAGATAAGAGGATCTATCGACTCCCAGTGTTCACAGAGGAATTCTGCCAGGCCTTTGTGGATGAGCTGGAGAACTTTGAGCAGTCCGACATGCCTAAAGGCAGGCCCAACACTATGAATAACTATGGGGTAGGACTCGCTAGCTCTTGTGCTTCTTTATGGGGCACATTCACAAGCAGACACCCTTTACTTTCTCCTTCACAGTCCTTTCCCTTCCAAAATGCCTGTAATCTGAGCACAGAGCAGTTTAAGTACAGCCCCCGTTGAAGTGAAAGGGTTGAGGGAACATGCTGCACAGACAAAAGGACAAGGGAATGCAAGGCAAGGGGATGGGAGTTGGTATCTCAGAGCCAAGAGCACCTTGTATTTAAGCAATACACATTTAAATCAAGGTGTCCATTTTCAAAGAACACTTAAGTTCTGATcctgctttgtcttttccctATCACTTTCCACCTTGATTCTCCTTCTTTTGCCTGTAGCTGGAGCCTTTGCTCTAAAGTTCTTTATCTGAGCCTGCATCAGGGTTGGAAGAGAACACGACAGCTTTACAGCAGCTCTGATAAAGCAGCAGGTACAGTTGGTCAGCTGTTCCCTTCTCTCTTTGAGGCAGGTTTTGCTAAATGAGCTTGGGATGGATGAAACTTTCATCACACCCCTTCGTGAAAAATACCTGCAGCCCATAACAGCACTGCTTTATCCCGATTTGGGAGGTGCTTGTCTGGACAGCCATAAGGCATTTGTTGTGAAGTACTCGCTACATGAAGATCTGGATTTGAGCTCTCACTATGACAATGCAGAAGTCACCTTAAATGTTTCACTGGGAAAAGACTTCACAGAAGGCAACTTGTACTTTGGGGATTTCAGCCAGGTACGGAGCATATTCCTAATCTGGACCCCGATTCTATTCCCCTCTAGCCCCTCACCTCCCCAGTTTCAAGGCATTAACTGTGTTCTAAAAAACAATTATTCACTTCTGACAGTCAAACCTGCTCtgtctcttcctcatttttttaGATGTCTTGGTTATGTAGGAGCCTCTTCTGCTACAAGCAGAAATACCAACAGTTAAACTTCAAAGAGAGGACAGAGACAGCTATCATAGTAGAAACTAGAGTGAAAGAAATCACATCTTTCTGCAACTGAAATAGTGAGCAGGGAGgtgctgagagagagagaaagaagaaatttatttcagatgaGACAAACCTAAATCTGTAGCCCTTATTTCCAGGGGACTCCTGGCAAGAGAAGGGTAAAAGCTCCCATACGCTGGTGGAATACGAgttttttttattgaaagtaTGTCTTTGAATTCCTGCTAGACCTGGCACTGAGAATGTCGTACTTGAAAACAGTTCTACTAAGCTGCTGCCAAGCCACCACTGAAGTGGCTACATTTCAGCGGTGCAGTGAGTCCTCTCCATGTTGCTcactgggtgctgtgggtgaaGAGGCGACAAGTAAAAGTTTCAGTTCTTTGAGCATTGTTCTGCTAGGGACTTTCTGATCTAACACTGTATCTGCCTCCCTTTGGTCCAGGATCCTACCCCCGTGCCAAAGTACATAGAGATCGAACATGTTGGGGCCCAGGGGCTGTTACACCGAGGAGGGCAGATCCATGGGGCGCTTCCCATTGCCTCCGGGGAACGCTGGAACCTCATTATCTGGATGAGATCATCTGCCATCCGCAACCAGCTCTGCCCCATGTGCAACAAGAAACCTGAGCTGGTGGAAGCAGAGGGGTTTGGAGATGGGTTCACAGAAACTCTTGAAGATGATGCACCTGAGACTGTGAACCTCTGTTCCTTGTGGTAGCAGACAGCAGGGCCTGATTCCTCCAGACCACGTTGCCTAAAGCTCCTTTCTGACTTCTCAGACTGCATTAACAGACTTTTTGATGGATGCATGAGCACGTAGGAAGTAGCTGTTGCCTTGGAAAGTGATGCAAAACCAATCCTGCTGGGGTTAGGGAAGCCAGCTGCTTGGACAGCTGAAAGAGCTGGTACTCGGACTTGCCAGGGCTCACGCTCAGGCTGGAGGCCTGCTTAGAAAACGTAGAAAGCCTTAACACTTTGATTCATTGCAGAGgctctgtaaatattttcaggtgTACGGGGAGAACACCCAAAGTTGCTTGGCCTTTATGAAGACCTCTGTGCCAACAGCACCGTGGGGCCCACTGTAAACTGAAACAAATGGTACAATAAAGCCCTGCACTTACCACTGCTCTGCTGTTTGCA
This DNA window, taken from Phalacrocorax carbo chromosome 15, bPhaCar2.1, whole genome shotgun sequence, encodes the following:
- the OGFOD2 gene encoding 2-oxoglutarate and iron-dependent oxygenase domain-containing protein 2, which produces MSAGRPFLACACFFSDNIFVGRYGLHVRYRDEGQLRRDHGRELRERGCRSEEDFRAAVREIETEVQRRKQLIHQSVERKAIISKCYKRKHPEVYILQDSFLAPDFLEIVRYCTSPDAHLHGLLHSIESFSDKRIYRLPVFTEEFCQAFVDELENFEQSDMPKGRPNTMNNYGVLLNELGMDETFITPLREKYLQPITALLYPDLGGACLDSHKAFVVKYSLHEDLDLSSHYDNAEVTLNVSLGKDFTEGNLYFGDFSQDPTPVPKYIEIEHVGAQGLLHRGGQIHGALPIASGERWNLIIWMRSSAIRNQLCPMCNKKPELVEAEGFGDGFTETLEDDAPETVNLCSLW